Proteins encoded within one genomic window of Triticum aestivum cultivar Chinese Spring chromosome 2D, IWGSC CS RefSeq v2.1, whole genome shotgun sequence:
- the LOC123053814 gene encoding ergosterol biosynthetic protein 28, whose translation MAEKGGRKSVPALGWWLMLVGSLRLASVWFGFFNIWALRVAVFSQTEMTEIHGRTFGVWTLLTCTLCFLCAFNLENKPLYIATFLSFIYALGHFLTEYLIYHTMAAANLCTVGFFAGTSIVWMLLQWNSHGDSRGSHAVKQS comes from the exons ATGGCGGAGAAGGGCGGGAGGAAGAGCGTGCCGGCGCTCGGATGGTGGCTAATGCTGGTCGGCTCCCTCCGCCTCGCCTCCGTGTGGTTCGGCTTCTTCAACATCTGGGcgctccgcgtcgccgtcttctcCCAGACTGAGA TGACTGAAATACACGGTCGTACTTTTGGGGTCTGGACACTCCTAACCTGTACACTGTGTTTTCTGTGTGCATTCAACCTAGAAAACAAGCCTCTGTATATAGCCACCTTCCTGTCATTCATCTATGCTCTTGGTCACTTTCTCACGGAGTACTTGATATATCATACCATGGCTGCAGCAAATCTTTGCACTGTTGGCTTCTTTGCAG GGACATCAATTGTATGGATGCTGCTTCAGTGGAATTCTCATGGGGATTCGCGTGGTTCCCATGCTGTCAAGCAGTCGTGA